A stretch of Pseudoclavibacter chungangensis DNA encodes these proteins:
- a CDS encoding RNA polymerase-binding protein RbpA, giving the protein MADRSLRGMRLGAQSLQSDEGVVLVERQQRVYATEAGERFVVTFAAEAEVPETWQSPKSGDEGRLLDEEGDLVPYEAPEEKHQRTHWDMLLERRTRDELEVILEERLELLRARRGTSSSS; this is encoded by the coding sequence ATGGCTGATCGAAGTCTCCGAGGCATGCGCCTCGGTGCACAGAGCCTCCAGAGCGACGAGGGCGTGGTCCTCGTCGAGCGACAGCAGCGCGTGTACGCGACCGAGGCGGGCGAACGTTTCGTCGTCACGTTCGCGGCGGAGGCCGAGGTCCCCGAGACCTGGCAATCGCCGAAGAGCGGCGACGAGGGGCGACTGCTCGACGAGGAGGGCGACCTCGTTCCCTACGAGGCGCCCGAGGAGAAGCACCAGCGCACGCACTGGGACATGCTCCTCGAACGACGCACGCGCGATGAACTCGAGGTCATCCTCGAAGAGCGATTGGAACTGCTCCGCGCACGTCGCGGCACGAGTTCCTCGTCCTAG
- a CDS encoding ATP-binding cassette domain-containing protein — MSTTPNRETEAASPHPADTHDRIRVRGARENNLKNVDIDLPKRRLTVFTGVSGSGKSSLVFGTIAAESQRMINETYSTFVQGFMPTLARPDVDVLDGLTTAIIVDQERMGANVRSTVGTATDVNTMLRILYSRLGEPHIGGPQAFSFNVASASGVGGLTVDRGTKTETERREFSIVGGMCPRCEGMGTVSDFDLAQLFDESKSLAEDAITVPGYNGGGWNVRLFSGSGFLDPDKKIRDYTDEERHDFLYREPVRVKVEGINMTYEGLIPRIQKSMLSKDRESMQPHIRAFVERAITFTTCPDCDGTRLSALARASLIEGRSIADLCAMQISDLATWIRDLDDASVGPLLTALREVLDSFVEVGLGYLSLSRPTGTLSGGESQRTKMIRHLGSALTDATYVFDEPTIGLHPHDIRTMNELLLRLRDKGNTVLVVEHKPEAIAIADHVVDIGPGAGTNGGEICFEGTVEGLRHSGTLTGTHLDDRSSVKPSVRTPNGAIEIRGANANNLQDVDVDIPLGVLVVVTGVAGSGKSSLIHSSLPASEDVVSIDQTAIKGSRRSNPATYTGLLEPIRKAFAKANGVKPALFSANSEGACPNCKGAGVVYTDLGIMAGVSAPCELCEGRRFDAAVLEYRFGGRDISQVLAMSVAEALAFFGAGEGRIPAAQKILQRLDDVGLGYLTLGQPLTTLSGGERQRLKLATHMGESGGVYVLDEPTTGLHLADVEQLLGLLDRLVDAGKSVVVIEHHQAVMAHADWIIDLGPGAGTDGGHVVFEGTPEALVADASTLTGRHLADYVHP, encoded by the coding sequence ATGAGCACGACGCCGAACCGTGAAACCGAGGCCGCATCACCGCACCCCGCCGACACCCACGACCGCATCCGCGTCCGGGGTGCGCGCGAGAACAACCTCAAGAACGTCGACATCGACCTGCCGAAGCGTCGCCTGACCGTCTTCACGGGCGTCTCGGGCTCGGGGAAGAGCTCGCTCGTGTTCGGCACGATCGCCGCCGAGTCGCAGCGCATGATCAACGAGACCTACAGTACCTTCGTGCAGGGCTTCATGCCGACGCTCGCCCGGCCCGATGTCGACGTGCTCGACGGCCTCACGACCGCGATCATCGTCGACCAGGAGCGCATGGGCGCGAACGTCCGTTCGACGGTCGGCACCGCGACCGACGTCAACACGATGCTCCGCATCCTCTACAGCCGACTGGGGGAGCCGCACATCGGTGGCCCGCAGGCGTTCTCCTTCAACGTCGCGTCCGCGAGCGGTGTCGGTGGGCTCACGGTCGACCGCGGAACGAAGACCGAGACCGAGCGTCGCGAGTTCTCGATCGTCGGTGGCATGTGCCCGCGGTGCGAGGGCATGGGCACCGTGTCCGACTTCGACCTCGCGCAGCTCTTCGACGAGTCGAAGTCGCTCGCGGAGGACGCGATCACGGTGCCCGGCTACAACGGGGGCGGCTGGAACGTCCGCCTGTTCAGCGGCTCCGGCTTCCTCGACCCCGACAAGAAGATCCGCGACTACACGGACGAGGAACGACACGACTTCCTCTACCGGGAACCGGTGCGCGTCAAGGTCGAGGGCATCAACATGACGTACGAGGGCCTCATCCCGCGCATCCAGAAGTCGATGCTGAGCAAGGATCGCGAGTCGATGCAGCCGCACATCCGCGCGTTCGTCGAGCGGGCGATCACGTTCACCACGTGCCCGGACTGCGACGGAACGCGGTTGAGTGCGCTCGCAAGGGCGTCACTCATCGAGGGGCGCAGCATCGCGGACCTCTGTGCGATGCAGATCAGCGACCTCGCGACGTGGATCCGCGACCTGGACGACGCATCCGTCGGCCCGCTCCTCACGGCGCTCCGCGAGGTGCTCGACTCGTTCGTCGAGGTCGGTCTCGGCTATCTCTCGCTCTCGCGCCCCACGGGCACACTCTCGGGCGGCGAGTCGCAGCGGACGAAGATGATCCGGCACCTCGGCTCGGCGCTGACCGATGCGACGTACGTGTTCGACGAACCGACGATCGGCCTGCACCCGCACGACATCCGAACGATGAACGAGCTGCTGCTGCGCCTGCGTGACAAGGGGAACACGGTGCTCGTCGTCGAGCACAAGCCCGAGGCGATCGCGATCGCCGACCACGTCGTCGACATCGGCCCCGGTGCGGGCACGAACGGCGGCGAGATCTGCTTCGAGGGCACGGTCGAGGGGCTCCGGCACAGTGGAACGCTCACCGGCACGCACCTCGACGACCGCTCGAGCGTCAAGCCGTCGGTGCGCACACCGAACGGCGCGATCGAGATCCGGGGCGCGAACGCGAACAATCTGCAGGACGTCGACGTCGACATCCCGCTCGGCGTGCTCGTCGTCGTCACGGGTGTCGCGGGATCGGGGAAGAGCTCGCTCATCCACTCGTCGCTGCCCGCGAGCGAGGACGTCGTGTCGATCGACCAGACGGCCATCAAGGGATCGCGGCGCAGCAACCCGGCGACGTACACGGGCCTGCTCGAACCGATCCGCAAGGCGTTCGCGAAGGCCAACGGCGTGAAGCCGGCCCTGTTCAGCGCGAACTCGGAGGGTGCGTGCCCGAACTGCAAGGGCGCGGGCGTCGTGTACACGGACCTGGGCATCATGGCGGGGGTCTCGGCGCCGTGCGAACTGTGCGAGGGGCGGCGCTTCGACGCGGCCGTGCTCGAGTACCGTTTCGGGGGGCGCGACATCAGCCAGGTGCTCGCGATGTCGGTCGCCGAGGCGCTCGCGTTCTTCGGTGCGGGGGAGGGGCGCATCCCCGCGGCGCAGAAGATCCTGCAGCGCCTCGACGACGTGGGGCTCGGCTACCTCACGCTCGGTCAGCCGCTCACGACGCTCTCGGGCGGGGAACGTCAGCGACTCAAGCTCGCGACGCACATGGGGGAGTCGGGTGGGGTGTACGTGCTCGACGAGCCCACGACGGGCCTGCACCTCGCCGACGTCGAGCAATTGCTCGGCCTGCTCGACCGGCTCGTCGACGCGGGCAAGTCGGTCGTCGTCATCGAGCACCATCAGGCCGTCATGGCCCACGCCGACTGGATCATCGATCTCGGTCCGGGTGCCGGCACCGACGGCGGCCACGTCGTGTTCGA
- a CDS encoding glycerophosphodiester phosphodiesterase family protein, giving the protein MDQYFAPAPPRVLAHRGLALDAPENTLAAFAAALAVGATHLETDAHVTRDGHAVLWHDRTLERFDGDTTPVAELTLADLRRRSVEGHGIPTVVEALDAFPTARFNIDLKVGGVVEPVVAAIRRTRSRSRVLLASFGEARLARAVRLLPGVARSASSERIAAALLGIELGRDRLVARALDGVAALQIPVRQAGLTLVAPKRLAAFRRHVREVHVWTINDVDTMRELLARGIDGIVTDRADLAVPVVQGR; this is encoded by the coding sequence GTGGATCAGTACTTCGCACCCGCTCCCCCGCGCGTTCTCGCGCACCGCGGACTCGCGCTCGATGCTCCCGAGAACACGCTCGCGGCGTTCGCCGCCGCACTCGCGGTCGGTGCCACGCACCTCGAGACCGACGCGCACGTCACGAGGGACGGCCACGCCGTGCTCTGGCACGACCGCACACTCGAACGCTTCGACGGCGACACGACGCCCGTCGCCGAGTTGACGCTCGCCGATCTGCGTCGCCGCTCGGTCGAGGGGCACGGGATCCCGACGGTGGTGGAGGCGCTCGACGCCTTCCCGACGGCACGCTTCAACATCGATCTGAAGGTGGGCGGTGTCGTGGAGCCGGTCGTGGCGGCGATCCGGCGGACGCGTTCACGATCTCGCGTGCTCCTCGCCTCGTTCGGTGAGGCGCGTCTCGCGCGTGCCGTCCGGCTCCTCCCCGGTGTCGCGCGGAGCGCGTCGAGCGAACGGATCGCGGCCGCACTGCTCGGGATCGAACTCGGGCGGGACCGGCTCGTCGCGCGTGCGCTCGACGGCGTCGCGGCCCTGCAGATCCCGGTCCGTCAGGCGGGACTCACGCTCGTCGCACCGAAGCGGCTCGCCGCGTTCCGCAGACACGTGCGGGAGGTGCACGTGTGGACGATCAACGACGTCGACACGATGCGCGAACTGCTGGCACGCGGCATCGACGGGATCGTCACCGACCGGGCGGACCTCGCGGTTCCGGTCGTGCAGGGGCGATGA
- a CDS encoding SRPBCC family protein, protein MFPPSLDITVRFALPAEWIWQALVDERIRRQWWPELEFEPKVGARVSAEAVRPGKKKPRRTRGTVTEVSAPEELRFDWTTKRGDFSTAVRIRVSQQKHKAKLRVVETGFPRGDYAEVLVAECRAGWREQFGDLSDYLDDTKNLALLERRVERHPAF, encoded by the coding sequence GTGTTCCCCCCATCGCTCGACATCACCGTGCGCTTCGCGCTGCCCGCGGAGTGGATCTGGCAGGCGCTCGTCGACGAGCGCATCCGCCGACAGTGGTGGCCGGAGCTCGAGTTCGAGCCGAAGGTCGGTGCCCGCGTGTCGGCCGAGGCGGTCCGTCCGGGCAAGAAGAAGCCGCGTCGCACCCGCGGAACGGTCACCGAGGTGAGCGCCCCCGAGGAGCTGCGCTTCGACTGGACGACGAAGCGTGGCGACTTCTCGACGGCCGTCCGGATCCGGGTCTCGCAGCAGAAGCACAAGGCGAAACTCCGCGTCGTCGAGACGGGTTTTCCCCGCGGCGACTATGCCGAGGTGCTCGTCGCCGAGTGCCGTGCCGGGTGGCGAGAGCAGTTCGGTGACCTGTCGGACTACCTCGACGACACGAAGAATCTCGCGTTGCTCGAACGTCGCGTGGAGCGGCATCCCGCGTTCTGA
- the lnt gene encoding apolipoprotein N-acyltransferase, which translates to MRRDPLRLPPLQALLAGVSGGIILSFAFPDRGWWPCAFLGVAFVLLALRGRSGPGALVVGFATGLAFYLPLISWASLFLGPVPYSALSVVESLFWAAGSLLITLAYRRLPGTVAGSGPVVAVAVAGLWTLREAIASTWPYGGFAWGRVAQSQSASPFAELVSWLGLSGLSFVIVLVVALLLEALAGAVAPPAVVPPRVVPADAVPSPVAARRAGASDRAVRALAAAAALAVLAAIPVFPTTQTGTFRVAAVQGDTPEAGYFAPGERGDVVRAHLETTSTIPSDAKVQAILWPEGSADVSPVYDRGVAFALTRLAERYGAPVVANTVTVVRGETEDDDRYYNTQFVWTADGEMADEASKQHPIPFGEYIPDRDFWYPLAPDLIGLVQRGYTPGDGPAVLDVDGTRIGSFICFDIVDDRVIRDAVEAGAGVLFTPTNNADFGDTPELAQQLAFARLRAMETGRAIVQVSTVGDSAVYAPDGTELAALERFEAGVMIVDLPVMSGITPAVAAGRAIEFLLAGAGVVLLLSTFGYGRRTPRTR; encoded by the coding sequence GTGAGGCGCGATCCGCTGCGCCTGCCCCCGCTGCAGGCGCTGCTCGCGGGTGTCAGCGGCGGCATCATCCTGTCCTTCGCGTTCCCGGATCGCGGTTGGTGGCCGTGCGCGTTCCTCGGGGTCGCGTTCGTCCTGCTCGCGCTCCGAGGCCGCAGCGGCCCCGGCGCACTGGTCGTCGGGTTCGCGACGGGGCTCGCGTTCTACCTGCCGCTCATCTCGTGGGCGTCGCTCTTTCTCGGCCCCGTGCCGTACTCCGCCCTCTCGGTCGTCGAGTCGCTCTTCTGGGCCGCGGGCTCGCTCCTCATCACGCTCGCCTACCGTCGACTCCCGGGCACGGTAGCCGGGTCGGGCCCCGTCGTCGCCGTCGCCGTCGCGGGCCTGTGGACGCTGCGGGAGGCGATCGCGAGCACCTGGCCGTACGGCGGGTTCGCGTGGGGGAGGGTCGCCCAGTCGCAGTCCGCGAGTCCGTTCGCCGAACTCGTGTCCTGGCTCGGCCTCTCGGGCCTCTCGTTCGTCATCGTGCTCGTCGTCGCCCTGCTGCTCGAGGCACTCGCCGGCGCCGTCGCGCCGCCCGCAGTCGTGCCGCCACGCGTCGTCCCGGCCGACGCCGTCCCGTCACCCGTCGCCGCCCGACGCGCGGGCGCGTCCGACCGCGCGGTCCGCGCCCTCGCGGCCGCGGCGGCACTCGCCGTGCTCGCGGCGATCCCCGTGTTCCCGACCACGCAGACGGGCACGTTCCGCGTCGCCGCGGTGCAGGGTGACACCCCCGAGGCCGGCTACTTCGCGCCGGGGGAGCGAGGTGACGTCGTCCGTGCCCACCTCGAGACGACCTCGACGATCCCGTCCGATGCGAAGGTGCAGGCGATCCTGTGGCCCGAGGGCTCGGCCGACGTGAGTCCGGTCTACGACCGGGGCGTCGCGTTCGCGCTCACGCGGCTCGCGGAACGCTACGGTGCTCCCGTCGTCGCGAACACCGTGACCGTCGTGCGCGGCGAGACCGAGGACGACGACCGCTACTACAACACGCAGTTCGTGTGGACGGCCGACGGCGAGATGGCCGACGAGGCGTCGAAGCAGCATCCCATCCCGTTCGGCGAGTACATCCCCGATCGTGACTTCTGGTACCCGCTCGCGCCGGACCTCATCGGACTCGTCCAGCGCGGCTACACGCCCGGCGACGGCCCGGCCGTCCTCGACGTCGACGGGACGCGCATCGGTTCGTTCATCTGCTTCGACATCGTCGACGATCGCGTGATCCGGGACGCCGTCGAGGCCGGTGCGGGAGTCCTGTTCACCCCGACGAACAACGCCGACTTCGGTGACACACCGGAGCTCGCGCAGCAGCTCGCCTTCGCGCGATTGCGGGCGATGGAGACGGGTCGCGCGATCGTGCAGGTGTCGACCGTCGGCGACAGCGCGGTCTACGCCCCGGACGGCACCGAGCTCGCCGCGCTCGAGCGGTTCGAAGCGGGGGTCATGATCGTCGACCTCCCCGTCATGTCGGGGATCACGCCCGCCGTCGCGGCCGGGCGAGCGATCGAGTTCCTGCTCGCGGGCGCGGGCGTCGTCCTGCTCCTGTCGACGTTCGGCTACGGACGGCGAACGCCCCGGACCCGGTGA
- a CDS encoding SDR family oxidoreductase gives MADTTPNPLAPGSLEGVRVLVTGSSRGVGADTVRYFAEAGAKVVVNYRNKAARAEKLVAKIREAGGTAIAVGADLTDPESLAALFDTIRAEYGGLDLLVLNASGGMESGMGEDYALRLNRDAQVAALRGALELMPAGARVVFVTSHQAHFIETTPTMPEYEPVARSKRAGEDALVALVPELDERGIGFVVVSGDMIEGTITATLLDRLNPGAIEARREEAGRLYSVSEFAAEIAKAAVEDVPADHLVLLGDVSGFTPLPN, from the coding sequence ATGGCAGACACGACTCCGAACCCGCTCGCTCCCGGCTCGCTCGAGGGGGTGCGCGTGCTCGTGACGGGCTCGTCACGCGGTGTCGGCGCCGACACCGTCCGGTACTTCGCCGAGGCGGGCGCGAAGGTCGTCGTGAACTACCGCAACAAGGCCGCGCGTGCCGAGAAGCTCGTCGCGAAGATCCGCGAGGCGGGCGGCACGGCCATCGCGGTCGGTGCCGATCTGACCGATCCCGAGTCGCTCGCCGCGCTGTTCGACACGATCCGGGCCGAGTACGGCGGCCTCGACCTGCTCGTGCTCAACGCCTCGGGCGGCATGGAATCCGGCATGGGCGAGGACTACGCCCTCCGCCTCAACCGCGATGCGCAGGTCGCCGCGCTGCGCGGTGCGCTCGAACTCATGCCCGCGGGTGCGCGGGTCGTGTTCGTCACGAGCCACCAGGCCCACTTCATCGAGACCACGCCCACCATGCCCGAGTACGAGCCCGTCGCGCGCTCGAAGCGTGCGGGCGAGGACGCGCTCGTCGCACTCGTGCCGGAGCTCGACGAGCGCGGTATCGGCTTCGTCGTCGTCTCTGGCGACATGATCGAGGGCACCATCACCGCCACGCTGCTCGACCGGCTCAACCCGGGCGCGATCGAGGCTCGTCGCGAGGAGGCCGGGCGCCTCTACTCCGTCTCGGAGTTCGCGGCCGAGATCGCGAAGGCCGCGGTCGAGGACGTCCCCGCCGACCACCTCGTGCTGCTCGGGGACGTGTCGGGCTTCACGCCGCTCCCGAACTGA